A stretch of the Streptomyces venezuelae genome encodes the following:
- a CDS encoding NAD-dependent epimerase/dehydratase family protein translates to MAHPKRMEEARRLAEADPQGRILVTTDPDPDGRPTALRTALVSWGCVAPDATHHLVLQDDVVLAEGFYEHVERAAAAAPAGEAISFYGGWEARNGAVARLAALTGAGWAYTLQEHVPCQALLLPAELAREYGEFQERHGGGWPYDVVVQRFLNERGVPVRFCTPSTVQHDALPSLAGNSYHGFRQATWFEGTAPEDAGAGDCPRFAVVPFYQYGDARCAVRDADTGSWEYLETERWLRRTGTLDGCLAGYGAPGTGPARQQLGERVARAVWLTGYALGVVLAGAGAPEPDRRTAAAVMETLGPGGLCEEHTAEELLAMAPVIRDLALAAMDEGRRADASGLAGGTRSAGGGSSVPSVLVTGGDGGFGRQLAGTLGDLGLRARAAVHLGSGDGAGLAAALDAARTAGAERFVYLGSAAVYRGSAPGELAEEAVGPDAPQDDVARGWWEEERRCREWGETAGIPVQVLRIADPVGPHAPASTACVRWVDLAWTRRPLLLDPQGVHQILDHRDLADAIRAVLAAPPARPVLNVASARHGEVELAGLLADVSRRTPWEWSQVPLSPRWSMATGLIERELGWRPTAPVMEAMRALAQWYACDIHGDYDETAPGSPAAPASGS, encoded by the coding sequence ATGGCGCACCCGAAGCGGATGGAGGAGGCCCGCCGGCTCGCCGAGGCCGACCCGCAGGGGCGGATCCTGGTGACCACCGACCCGGACCCGGACGGGCGGCCGACGGCGCTGCGCACCGCACTGGTGTCCTGGGGCTGTGTCGCACCGGACGCCACGCACCACCTGGTGCTCCAGGACGATGTGGTGCTCGCCGAGGGGTTCTACGAGCACGTCGAGCGGGCGGCAGCCGCCGCGCCCGCCGGGGAGGCGATCTCCTTCTACGGCGGCTGGGAGGCCCGTAACGGAGCGGTCGCCCGGCTCGCCGCGCTGACCGGTGCCGGCTGGGCGTACACCCTGCAGGAGCACGTGCCGTGCCAGGCGCTGCTGCTGCCCGCCGAACTGGCCCGCGAGTACGGGGAGTTCCAGGAGCGGCACGGCGGCGGCTGGCCGTACGACGTGGTCGTGCAGCGGTTCCTGAACGAGCGCGGGGTGCCGGTCCGCTTCTGTACGCCGAGCACGGTGCAGCACGACGCGCTGCCCAGCCTGGCGGGGAACAGCTACCACGGGTTCCGGCAGGCGACCTGGTTCGAGGGGACGGCCCCCGAGGACGCCGGGGCGGGTGACTGCCCCCGGTTCGCGGTCGTGCCGTTCTACCAGTACGGGGACGCCCGGTGTGCCGTGCGGGATGCGGACACCGGCAGCTGGGAGTACCTGGAGACCGAGCGCTGGCTGCGCCGGACCGGAACCCTGGACGGCTGCCTCGCGGGGTACGGGGCCCCGGGGACCGGCCCGGCCCGGCAGCAGCTCGGCGAGCGGGTCGCCCGTGCCGTGTGGCTGACCGGGTACGCGCTCGGGGTGGTGCTCGCCGGTGCCGGGGCGCCGGAGCCCGACCGGCGGACCGCTGCTGCCGTAATGGAGACGCTGGGTCCCGGCGGGCTGTGCGAGGAGCACACCGCCGAGGAGCTCCTGGCGATGGCGCCCGTGATCAGGGATCTGGCACTCGCGGCCATGGACGAGGGCCGCCGGGCCGATGCGTCCGGCCTGGCCGGTGGGACCCGGTCGGCCGGCGGCGGCTCCTCGGTCCCCTCGGTCCTGGTGACCGGCGGGGACGGCGGGTTCGGCCGGCAGCTGGCGGGAACCCTCGGCGATCTGGGGCTCCGGGCCCGTGCCGCCGTCCACCTCGGCAGCGGCGACGGCGCCGGCCTCGCAGCGGCCCTGGACGCCGCCCGTACCGCCGGGGCGGAGCGGTTCGTGTACCTGGGATCGGCCGCGGTGTACCGCGGAAGCGCCCCCGGCGAGCTCGCCGAGGAGGCGGTGGGCCCCGACGCCCCGCAGGACGACGTGGCCCGCGGCTGGTGGGAGGAGGAACGCCGCTGCCGGGAGTGGGGCGAGACGGCCGGGATCCCCGTACAGGTGCTGCGGATCGCCGACCCGGTGGGCCCGCACGCGCCCGCGTCCACCGCCTGTGTGCGCTGGGTGGACCTGGCCTGGACGCGCCGGCCGCTGCTGCTCGACCCACAGGGTGTGCACCAGATCCTGGACCACCGCGATCTCGCGGACGCGATCCGTGCCGTGCTCGCCGCCCCGCCCGCCCGGCCGGTCCTGAACGTGGCGTCCGCCCGGCACGGCGAGGTGGAGCTCGCCGGGCTGCTCGCCGATGTCTCACGGCGCACCCCCTGGGAGTGGAGCCAGGTCCCGCTCTCCCCGCGCTGGTCCATGGCCACCGGCCTGATCGAGCGCGAGCTCGGCTGGCGGCCCACCGCCCCGGTCATGGAGGCGATGCGGGCGCTCGCCCAGTGGTACGCCTGCGACATCCACGGCGACTACGACGAGACCGCCCCCGGCTCTCCCGCTGCCCCTGCCTCCGGCTCCTGA
- the asnB gene encoding asparagine synthase (glutamine-hydrolyzing), whose translation MSATAGWVDFSPTSGNLDPIGVMTSALAGRGPAGEGLWRSAHAALGHRSTSPSDVQPLATGNAAGSRTVLTFAGRLGNAQALRARLRSLGRDVRSDADAEVVLRAYEQWGEECAERIEGTYAFALWDERREELFLVRDRMGVKPLFYAPTEHGVLFGSEPKAILAHPGFTPAVDAGGLRDILSIARVPGHAMFRGMYEVRPGCVVRVGRGHRPSERRYWALRAGEHPDGLDKTVATVRELLETVVAEQFGPAGEPPASLLSGGLDSSSLTALAARTASGLGTGPVRSLAVNDQDAEDPDGTSGNEDHAYARLMAGHAGTHHHEISLAGLDLLDPRLRADVLAAYDVPINKGDQYASLLSLFRAAREHAPVALSGELGDDVFGGYNWQRFDRWVHTDTFPWVEEGRARFDGMAAVFDAGLLATLDLAAYEHDCHRDAIAEVDARAAVADPAEARHREVTYLALTRHSRVLFDRLDRLGTAAGLDIRVPFADPRLLAYTFDIPWSMKSHDGREKSVLRAALRDVLPEQVAMRVKTPYPNLRDEAYDRVLRERLAAVVRAGDSPVLPLLAEGLRQATALEGVGRAVLETALQLDDWLRTYGVRVEL comes from the coding sequence ATGTCAGCGACAGCCGGCTGGGTCGACTTCTCCCCCACTTCCGGGAACCTCGACCCCATAGGCGTCATGACCTCGGCACTCGCCGGGCGCGGTCCGGCCGGCGAAGGGCTCTGGCGGTCGGCCCACGCCGCCCTCGGCCACCGGAGCACCTCGCCCTCCGACGTACAGCCGCTGGCCACCGGCAATGCCGCGGGCAGCCGCACCGTCCTCACCTTCGCGGGCCGTCTGGGCAATGCGCAGGCGCTGCGCGCCCGGCTGCGTTCGCTGGGCCGCGACGTCCGGTCCGATGCCGACGCGGAGGTGGTGCTGCGCGCGTACGAGCAGTGGGGCGAGGAGTGCGCCGAGCGGATCGAGGGCACGTACGCCTTCGCCCTCTGGGACGAGCGCCGCGAGGAGCTGTTCCTGGTCCGCGACCGGATGGGGGTGAAGCCGCTGTTCTACGCGCCGACGGAGCACGGCGTCCTGTTCGGCTCGGAGCCGAAGGCGATCCTGGCGCACCCCGGTTTCACCCCGGCCGTGGACGCCGGCGGGCTCCGCGACATCCTCTCCATCGCCCGGGTGCCGGGCCATGCGATGTTCCGGGGCATGTACGAGGTGCGGCCCGGGTGCGTGGTGCGGGTCGGGCGGGGGCACCGGCCGAGCGAGCGGCGGTACTGGGCACTGCGGGCCGGGGAGCACCCGGACGGCCTGGACAAGACCGTCGCCACCGTGCGGGAGCTGCTGGAGACGGTGGTCGCGGAGCAGTTCGGGCCGGCCGGCGAGCCGCCCGCCTCGCTGCTGTCCGGAGGCCTGGACTCCAGCTCGCTGACGGCCCTCGCCGCGCGGACGGCGAGCGGGCTCGGAACCGGCCCGGTCCGCAGTCTCGCGGTCAACGACCAGGACGCCGAGGACCCGGACGGCACCTCGGGCAACGAGGACCATGCGTACGCGCGCCTGATGGCCGGGCACGCCGGGACCCACCACCACGAGATCTCCCTGGCCGGCCTCGACCTCCTCGACCCGCGGCTGCGGGCGGACGTGCTGGCCGCGTACGACGTCCCGATCAACAAGGGCGACCAGTACGCCTCGCTGCTCAGCCTGTTCCGGGCCGCCCGCGAGCACGCTCCCGTGGCGCTCTCCGGCGAGCTCGGCGACGACGTGTTCGGCGGCTACAACTGGCAGCGCTTCGACCGCTGGGTGCACACCGACACCTTCCCGTGGGTGGAGGAGGGCCGCGCCCGGTTCGACGGCATGGCCGCCGTCTTCGACGCGGGGCTGCTGGCGACCCTGGACCTCGCCGCGTACGAACACGACTGCCACCGCGATGCGATCGCCGAGGTGGACGCGCGGGCGGCCGTCGCCGATCCGGCCGAGGCACGGCACCGGGAGGTCACCTATCTCGCGCTGACCCGGCACTCGCGGGTGCTCTTCGACCGGCTCGACCGGCTGGGCACGGCCGCCGGCCTGGACATCCGGGTTCCGTTCGCCGACCCGCGCCTGCTGGCGTACACCTTCGACATCCCCTGGTCGATGAAGTCCCACGACGGCCGGGAGAAGAGCGTGCTGCGCGCCGCGCTGCGCGACGTGCTGCCGGAGCAGGTCGCGATGCGGGTCAAGACCCCCTACCCGAACCTGCGGGACGAGGCCTACGACCGGGTGCTGCGGGAGCGGCTCGCCGCGGTCGTACGCGCCGGGGACAGCCCGGTGCTGCCGCTGCTGGCGGAGGGCCTGCGGCAGGCGACGGCCCTGGAGGGGGTCGGCCGGGCGGTGCTGGAGACGGCGCTGCAACTGGACGACTGGCTGCGGACGTACGGCGTCCGGGTGGAGCTCTGA
- a CDS encoding alpha/beta hydrolase, with translation MHQYPQRPRPDDQPTQEYPQYRQPPQYEQAPQYQQQYQQAPQYAEPPAPPARRSRKRVWIGSAVVLALLAGGGVGWAYWKTDWFDGNGETVSYGVPAGGQGQGQGQGQGKGKGDGGAPAPGGDPDVSLPTGPAAQFKQTGKLDDGTRISKTRLKGAKSGFEGDVWVWTPKEYDDPKYAKSGFPVLIALPGGNGHPNNYWADRSLGLQKAISEGVKAGTSLPFVLVMPVLNPDSKYYYDGSDIPGQAKMGTWMAEDVPAFAKANFRTYKSRDGWAFMGNSSGAFVGLKQVMQHPDRFKAVIANGGEIVPDSPLWKGHQKEMDANNPEKLAQKLIDSKGPEVYVNFQYGTKEGGRARLEKFQTQYGKGPVKVTIHEIKGGDHNGWDYVRGMKESALEKTSKVMKAPKPDAG, from the coding sequence GTGCACCAGTACCCGCAGCGCCCGCGGCCTGATGACCAGCCGACCCAGGAGTACCCGCAGTACCGGCAGCCGCCGCAGTACGAGCAGGCCCCGCAGTACCAGCAGCAGTACCAGCAGGCCCCGCAGTACGCCGAGCCGCCCGCCCCGCCCGCACGGCGCTCCCGGAAGCGGGTCTGGATCGGCTCGGCGGTCGTGCTGGCGCTGCTGGCCGGCGGCGGTGTCGGCTGGGCGTACTGGAAGACCGACTGGTTCGACGGCAACGGCGAGACCGTGAGCTACGGCGTCCCGGCGGGCGGCCAGGGCCAGGGCCAGGGCCAGGGGCAGGGCAAGGGCAAGGGGGACGGCGGCGCCCCGGCGCCCGGCGGCGACCCCGACGTCTCCCTCCCGACCGGCCCCGCCGCCCAGTTCAAGCAGACCGGCAAGCTCGACGACGGCACCCGGATATCCAAGACCCGGCTGAAGGGCGCGAAATCCGGGTTCGAGGGCGACGTATGGGTGTGGACGCCCAAGGAATACGACGACCCGAAGTACGCCAAGAGCGGGTTCCCGGTGCTCATCGCCCTCCCGGGCGGCAACGGCCATCCCAACAACTACTGGGCCGACCGCAGCCTCGGCCTCCAGAAGGCGATCAGCGAAGGCGTCAAGGCGGGCACCAGCCTGCCCTTCGTCCTGGTGATGCCGGTCCTCAACCCGGACAGCAAGTACTACTACGACGGCTCCGACATACCCGGCCAGGCCAAGATGGGCACCTGGATGGCCGAGGACGTCCCCGCCTTCGCCAAGGCCAACTTCCGTACCTACAAGTCCCGGGACGGCTGGGCGTTCATGGGCAACTCCTCGGGTGCCTTCGTCGGACTCAAGCAGGTCATGCAGCACCCGGACCGGTTCAAGGCGGTGATCGCCAACGGCGGCGAGATCGTCCCGGACTCTCCGCTCTGGAAGGGCCACCAGAAGGAGATGGACGCCAACAACCCCGAGAAGCTCGCCCAGAAGCTGATCGACTCCAAGGGGCCCGAGGTGTACGTCAACTTCCAGTACGGCACCAAGGAAGGCGGCCGGGCACGGCTGGAGAAGTTCCAGACGCAGTACGGCAAGGGCCCGGTCAAGGTGACCATCCACGAGATCAAGGGCGGCGATCACAATGGCTGGGACTACGTCCGCGGGATGAAGGAGAGCGCCCTGGAGAAGACCAGCAAGGTGATGAAGGCGCCGAAGCCGGACGCGGGGTGA
- a CDS encoding EamA family transporter, giving the protein MPISNAAKSNHETAGAAVAAGSGTGSGTVRKAGGAVWAALAIVYVVWGSTYLGIRIVVETIPPFLSAGFRFVTAGLLLTALVAWRQGPAALKVTRAQLGSAVLVGVLLILGGNGLVVLAETEVPSGLAALLIAAVPMWVVLLRAGSGDRPAPRTLGGVLLGMTGLAVLTVPGISGEVRLSGVLLVLAASVLWSLGSFSAGKLPMPANPFTASAYEMLAGGVGGLLVALARGEQRGLDLAAVSVRSWVALGGLILIGSLVAFTAYAWLLQSAPLSLVATYAYVNPVVAVLLGALVLNEALTWPILAGGAIVVAAVGVIVSTERRG; this is encoded by the coding sequence GTGCCCATATCGAACGCCGCCAAGAGCAACCACGAGACCGCGGGGGCCGCCGTAGCCGCCGGGTCGGGGACCGGGTCCGGGACCGTCCGGAAGGCCGGTGGCGCGGTCTGGGCCGCGCTCGCCATCGTCTACGTGGTCTGGGGTTCCACCTACCTCGGCATCCGGATCGTCGTCGAGACCATCCCGCCCTTCCTCTCCGCCGGCTTCCGGTTCGTCACCGCCGGGCTGCTGCTCACCGCCCTGGTGGCCTGGCGGCAGGGCCCGGCGGCGCTCAAGGTGACCCGAGCGCAGCTGGGCTCGGCCGTCCTGGTCGGCGTGCTGCTGATCCTGGGCGGCAACGGCCTGGTGGTGCTGGCCGAGACCGAGGTCCCGTCCGGGCTGGCGGCGCTGCTGATCGCGGCGGTGCCGATGTGGGTGGTGCTGCTGCGGGCCGGCTCCGGGGACCGGCCGGCTCCGCGCACCCTGGGCGGCGTACTCCTGGGGATGACCGGGCTCGCGGTGCTGACCGTGCCCGGGATCAGCGGGGAGGTACGGCTGTCGGGGGTGCTGCTGGTGCTGGCGGCGAGCGTGCTGTGGTCGCTCGGCTCGTTCTCGGCCGGAAAGCTGCCGATGCCGGCCAATCCGTTCACCGCCAGTGCGTACGAGATGCTGGCGGGCGGCGTGGGCGGGCTGCTGGTGGCCCTGGCCCGGGGCGAGCAGCGGGGGCTGGACCTGGCGGCCGTGTCGGTGCGGTCGTGGGTGGCGCTGGGGGGCCTGATCCTGATCGGGTCGCTGGTCGCGTTCACGGCCTACGCCTGGCTGCTGCAGTCCGCACCGCTGTCGCTGGTCGCCACCTACGCGTACGTCAATCCGGTGGTGGCGGTGCTGCTCGGTGCGCTGGTTCTGAACGAGGCACTGACCTGGCCGATCCTGGCCGGCGGCGCGATCGTGGTGGCGGCGGTGGGCGTGATCGTGTCCACCGAGCGCCGGGGCTGA
- a CDS encoding trypsin-like serine peptidase has protein sequence MSSTGPLAKGISAAAAALAVFGLAFFDLGTGEPGRAGPATPFPTVGVLMADGEHWCTASVVDSPKGNVVATAAHCVAPEGKDGQPGTVAHDGLAIGDLSFAPAFSGEGSGRQPLGRWKVTAVHVDDRWTKWGEDTADYAFLTVAPDGDGRSLQDVVGREEAPAADWHSGYERDVTVVGYPEEARNPENKPISCTTQTGHDEDDPDMLYISCAGFWTGTSGSPWVADRGGPGEPGRLIGVLSGGDTDVDSTAALFDDRAKALYDRAARG, from the coding sequence ATGAGCTCGACAGGCCCGCTGGCCAAGGGCATATCCGCGGCTGCGGCGGCGCTGGCGGTCTTCGGACTCGCCTTCTTCGACCTCGGCACCGGCGAGCCCGGCCGGGCCGGCCCCGCCACCCCGTTCCCCACGGTGGGCGTGCTCATGGCCGACGGCGAGCACTGGTGCACGGCCAGCGTGGTGGACAGCCCGAAGGGCAACGTGGTCGCCACTGCCGCACACTGCGTGGCCCCCGAGGGCAAGGACGGACAGCCGGGCACGGTCGCCCACGACGGCCTCGCCATCGGCGACCTCTCCTTCGCCCCCGCCTTCTCCGGCGAGGGCTCCGGCCGGCAGCCCCTCGGCCGGTGGAAGGTCACCGCGGTCCATGTCGACGACCGCTGGACCAAATGGGGCGAGGACACCGCCGACTACGCCTTCCTGACCGTCGCACCGGACGGGGACGGCCGCAGCCTCCAGGACGTGGTGGGCCGCGAGGAGGCCCCGGCGGCCGACTGGCACTCCGGGTACGAGCGGGACGTCACCGTGGTCGGCTATCCGGAGGAGGCGCGCAATCCGGAGAACAAGCCGATCTCCTGCACCACCCAGACCGGCCACGACGAGGACGACCCCGACATGCTGTACATCAGCTGCGCCGGGTTCTGGACGGGCACCAGCGGCAGCCCCTGGGTCGCCGACCGGGGCGGCCCCGGCGAGCCGGGCCGGCTCATCGGAGTGCTCAGCGGCGGCGACACCGACGTGGACTCGACGGCCGCGCTCTTCGACGACCGGGCCAAGGCCCTGTACGACCGCGCTGCCCGCGGCTGA
- a CDS encoding alpha/beta hydrolase yields MQQDQQGDDTSGPGSPGGPGSPRGSRRPRRRRLFLICGALALALAAGGGVAAYQFDVFNDLGEPVSFGRTDGAKDRAADGSGATAAPRPGTRLPTGPAAKFVRTARLPDGTEIGKTTLKGAKSGFTGDVWVWVPKEYDDPAYARSAFPVLISLPGGRGYPNNYWGTGPGLGLQQAVTDGAKAGRSLPFILVMPVINADTKNHFDGSDIPGQPKMGTWMAEDVPDFAKANFRTFTSRDGWAFMGSSSGGFGALKHVLKHPDRFKAAIASGVDTVPDSPLWKGDRRAMDADNPEKLARRLIETKGPEVYINFQIGTKESGRAQAERFMKEFGRGPVHTRLQVIQDGEHNGKSYVRGMREGSLEWISKVLLAPTPDPLPDTAPKTGATTGPTTGPQKAAETAPAAR; encoded by the coding sequence GTGCAACAAGACCAGCAGGGCGACGACACCAGCGGCCCCGGCAGCCCGGGCGGCCCCGGCAGCCCCCGCGGCTCCCGCCGGCCGCGGCGCAGGCGCCTCTTCCTGATCTGCGGTGCGCTCGCGCTCGCCCTCGCCGCCGGGGGCGGCGTCGCCGCGTACCAGTTCGACGTGTTCAACGACCTGGGCGAGCCCGTCAGCTTCGGCCGGACCGACGGCGCGAAGGACCGGGCCGCGGACGGTTCCGGTGCGACGGCCGCCCCGCGGCCCGGGACCCGGCTGCCGACCGGCCCGGCCGCCAAGTTCGTCCGTACCGCCCGGCTCCCCGACGGCACCGAGATCGGCAAGACCACCCTCAAGGGCGCCAAGTCTGGATTCACCGGAGATGTGTGGGTCTGGGTTCCCAAGGAGTATGACGACCCGGCCTATGCCCGCAGTGCCTTCCCGGTCCTGATCTCCCTGCCCGGCGGCCGTGGCTACCCGAACAACTACTGGGGGACGGGCCCCGGCCTCGGCCTCCAGCAGGCCGTGACCGACGGCGCCAAGGCCGGCCGGAGCCTGCCCTTCATCCTGGTCATGCCGGTGATCAATGCGGACACCAAGAACCACTTCGACGGCTCCGACATCCCGGGCCAGCCCAAGATGGGCACCTGGATGGCCGAAGACGTGCCGGATTTCGCGAAGGCCAATTTCCGGACATTCACCTCCCGCGACGGCTGGGCCTTCATGGGCTCCTCCTCGGGCGGTTTCGGCGCCCTGAAGCACGTCCTGAAGCATCCGGACCGCTTCAAGGCGGCCATCGCCAGCGGGGTCGACACGGTCCCCGACTCCCCGCTGTGGAAGGGCGACCGGCGGGCGATGGACGCCGACAACCCGGAGAAGCTCGCCCGCCGGCTCATCGAGACCAAGGGCCCCGAGGTCTACATCAACTTCCAGATCGGCACCAAGGAGAGCGGGCGCGCCCAGGCCGAGCGGTTCATGAAGGAATTCGGCCGGGGCCCCGTGCACACCCGGCTCCAGGTGATCCAGGATGGGGAACACAACGGCAAGTCGTACGTACGGGGTATGAGGGAGGGGTCACTGGAGTGGATCAGCAAGGTGCTCTTGGCACCCACCCCCGACCCTCTCCCGGACACGGCCCCGAAGACCGGCGCGACGACCGGTCCGACGACCGGCCCGCAGAAGGCCGCGGAGACCGCCCCCGCCGCCCGATGA
- a CDS encoding MFS transporter: MTDSPAPASGAASGTGSGTAPASGAGAASGAGAAPLWTRNFTLYFTARIASLLGDAMLPVALSVAMLALGYGVSAVGYALGAWMGAFALFVVFGGVLADQVHPRPLMIAADAVRCALIGATAVAFATGRPGLWFLIGVTALGGLATAMFQPGVNGLVPQVAADPQKANGVLRVAQGISTMAGPALAGLLVAAASPAWAFAATSGTFAASGLSLLALRLGAYEVDRSASTLENLKTGWHEFRSRSWLWAVVLIWWVLGVFVWGPIVPLGAASVTGAHGSAAFGYAEGAFGAGCVIGGLVAIRIRPVRPLFGGAVAMFLFPMMPLAAGLAPDLGLPVLLLGYAVSGTGWAFWGVQWATTVQTQIPEDRLNRVSAYEIAGSILAVPLGQVIAGPASSVAGIRELLLLAALISTGCAAALIVTTPVRRLRRAAPAAAARDAASV, from the coding sequence ATGACCGACTCCCCGGCCCCGGCCTCGGGCGCGGCCTCCGGCACCGGCTCGGGCACCGCCCCGGCCTCGGGCGCGGGCGCTGCCTCGGGCGCGGGCGCTGCGCCGCTGTGGACGCGCAACTTCACCCTCTACTTCACGGCCCGGATCGCCTCGCTGCTCGGCGATGCGATGCTGCCCGTCGCCCTCTCGGTGGCGATGCTGGCGCTCGGGTACGGGGTGAGTGCCGTCGGGTACGCGCTGGGTGCCTGGATGGGGGCGTTCGCGCTGTTCGTGGTGTTCGGCGGCGTACTGGCGGACCAGGTCCACCCGCGACCGCTGATGATCGCGGCGGATGCGGTGCGGTGCGCTCTGATCGGCGCGACGGCCGTGGCCTTCGCGACCGGGCGGCCCGGACTGTGGTTCCTGATCGGCGTGACCGCTCTCGGCGGGCTCGCCACCGCGATGTTCCAGCCGGGGGTGAACGGCCTGGTCCCCCAGGTCGCCGCCGATCCGCAGAAGGCCAACGGAGTCCTGCGGGTGGCTCAGGGCATCTCCACCATGGCGGGGCCGGCGCTCGCCGGGCTCCTGGTCGCGGCGGCCTCTCCGGCCTGGGCGTTCGCGGCCACCTCGGGCACCTTCGCGGCCAGCGGGCTGAGCCTGCTCGCACTGCGCCTCGGCGCGTACGAGGTCGACCGTTCGGCGTCCACCCTGGAGAACCTGAAGACCGGCTGGCACGAGTTCCGGTCGCGGTCCTGGCTGTGGGCGGTCGTGCTGATCTGGTGGGTGCTCGGCGTCTTCGTCTGGGGCCCGATCGTGCCGCTCGGCGCGGCCTCGGTCACCGGGGCGCACGGGAGCGCCGCGTTCGGTTATGCGGAGGGCGCGTTCGGGGCCGGGTGCGTGATCGGCGGCCTGGTCGCCATCCGGATCCGGCCGGTGCGACCGCTGTTCGGCGGGGCGGTGGCGATGTTCCTGTTCCCGATGATGCCGCTGGCCGCCGGCCTCGCCCCGGACCTCGGGCTGCCGGTGCTGCTGCTCGGGTACGCGGTGAGCGGCACCGGCTGGGCCTTCTGGGGCGTGCAGTGGGCGACCACCGTACAGACCCAGATCCCCGAGGACCGGCTCAACCGGGTCTCCGCGTACGAGATCGCGGGCTCGATCCTCGCCGTTCCGCTCGGCCAGGTGATCGCCGGCCCGGCCAGCTCGGTCGCGGGCATCCGTGAACTGCTGCTGCTCGCGGCCCTGATCAGCACCGGGTGCGCGGCGGCGCTGATCGTCACGACCCCGGTCCGGCGACTGCGGCGCGCAGCGCCGGCGGCGGCGGCCCGCGACGCCGCATCCGTATGA
- a CDS encoding DUF418 domain-containing protein, with amino-acid sequence MTTPAAVVPVVPARPAKRLTGLDAARGLAVLGMFVVHIGPHPAGGPAAGGADLLLSAPQGRASAAFALIAGLTLAVARGGTRPRPRTPGTLRTTLVRCGILAAVGLSLASLHPPVFVILGFYAVYFLLAEPFTRLRPPALVASAAASVLLGPVLLYGVAPAFGHLTDGRGSGAPELPDLITPDGLWRILDLVLVSGAYPVLAYFPYVLAGLALGRTVDLHRRTAPWLTAAGGTAAALLGYGFSHLALENWGAREALLTAVQDSHPWAAAAEDPLQEILAGQFGAIPATDWGWLLVSDPYSQTPPEILGSAGVAVALVGLAVAAGRTRPGRRLLTPLTVVGSMALTAYVGHVLALVALTRLAGWEDTGWRETVWFGAVTVAGCWTWQLVWRDSPVRRGPLEYLMHTAVGRAR; translated from the coding sequence GTGACGACCCCCGCCGCCGTGGTCCCGGTGGTCCCGGCCCGGCCGGCGAAACGCCTCACCGGCCTGGACGCCGCCCGTGGCCTGGCCGTCCTCGGCATGTTCGTCGTACACATCGGCCCGCACCCCGCCGGCGGCCCGGCCGCCGGCGGTGCCGATCTGCTGCTGAGTGCCCCGCAGGGCCGGGCCTCGGCCGCCTTCGCGCTCATCGCCGGCCTGACGCTGGCGGTGGCGCGGGGCGGCACCCGGCCCCGCCCCCGGACCCCGGGAACCCTGCGCACCACCCTGGTCCGCTGCGGGATCCTGGCCGCCGTGGGGCTGTCCCTCGCCTCGCTGCACCCGCCGGTCTTCGTCATCCTCGGGTTCTACGCCGTGTACTTCCTGCTCGCCGAACCCTTCACCCGGCTCCGGCCGCCCGCCCTGGTCGCCTCGGCCGCAGCCTCGGTGCTGCTCGGGCCGGTCCTCCTGTACGGAGTGGCACCCGCCTTCGGCCATCTCACCGACGGCCGCGGCAGCGGCGCCCCCGAACTGCCCGACCTGATCACCCCGGACGGGCTCTGGCGCATCCTGGACCTGGTGCTGGTGAGCGGCGCCTACCCGGTCCTGGCCTATTTCCCGTACGTCCTGGCCGGCCTGGCCCTGGGCCGTACGGTCGACCTGCACCGCCGTACCGCCCCCTGGCTGACCGCGGCCGGCGGCACCGCCGCCGCCCTGCTCGGCTACGGCTTCTCCCACCTCGCCCTGGAGAACTGGGGCGCCAGGGAGGCCCTGCTCACCGCCGTCCAGGACAGCCACCCCTGGGCAGCCGCCGCCGAGGACCCGCTGCAGGAGATCCTGGCCGGCCAGTTCGGCGCGATCCCGGCCACCGACTGGGGCTGGCTGCTGGTCTCCGACCCGTACAGCCAGACCCCGCCCGAGATCCTCGGCAGCGCCGGGGTGGCGGTCGCGCTGGTCGGGCTCGCCGTGGCCGCCGGCCGGACCCGGCCGGGCCGGCGGCTGCTCACCCCGCTGACCGTGGTGGGCTCGATGGCCCTGACCGCGTACGTCGGCCATGTCCTGGCCCTCGTGGCGCTGACCCGGCTGGCCGGCTGGGAGGACACCGGCTGGCGCGAGACCGTCTGGTTCGGCGCGGTCACGGTGGCCGGCTGCTGGACCTGGCAGCTGGTGTGGCGGGACTCGCCGGTGCGCCGCGGCCCGCTGGAGTACCTGATGCACACGGCGGTGGGCCGGGCGCGGTGA